A genomic segment from Barrientosiimonas humi encodes:
- a CDS encoding inorganic diphosphatase, which yields MEFDVSIEIPRGTRNKYEIDHETGRIRLDRLLFTAMSYPADYGYIEDTLGEDGDPLDALVLLDEPTFPGCVVRARAVGVFKMVDEAGGDDKILCVPAGDPRKDGVTDITDISDFTLKEMQHFFETYKALEPGKSVEEGSHWIGSADADRVVEDALQRAKDQGVTTARWAMPGHAPDETERSIDRDQTSDSQADAPE from the coding sequence ATGGAGTTCGACGTCAGCATCGAGATCCCACGCGGGACTCGCAACAAGTACGAGATCGACCACGAGACCGGCCGCATCCGGCTCGACCGGCTGCTCTTCACCGCGATGTCCTACCCCGCCGACTACGGCTACATCGAGGACACCCTCGGTGAGGACGGCGACCCGCTCGACGCGCTCGTGCTGCTGGACGAGCCGACCTTCCCCGGCTGCGTCGTGCGCGCCCGCGCCGTCGGCGTCTTCAAGATGGTCGACGAGGCCGGCGGCGACGACAAGATCCTGTGCGTGCCCGCGGGCGACCCGCGCAAGGACGGCGTCACCGACATCACCGACATCAGCGACTTCACGCTGAAGGAGATGCAGCACTTCTTCGAGACCTACAAGGCGCTCGAGCCGGGCAAGTCGGTCGAGGAGGGCTCGCACTGGATCGGCTCCGCCGACGCCGACCGCGTCGTCGAGGACGCGCTGCAGCGCGCCAAGGACCAGGGCGTCACCACCGCCCGCTGGGCCATGCCCGGCCACGCCCCCGACGAGACCGAGCGCTCGATCGACCGCGACCAGACCTCCGACTCCCAGGCCGACGCGCCGGAGTGA